The following are encoded together in the Paludisphaera mucosa genome:
- the proC gene encoding pyrroline-5-carboxylate reductase, whose product MKPPAATADRDALRWGFIGSGRMASALVKGMIRAGVATPDRIVASDPQAGTRDELAREAGIAVHASNSPVVEASDAIVLAVKPQSMASVLAEIAPMLAPRHLIVSIAAGVGIGAMRAALGASTRIVRVMPNTPALLGEGASAYALGPDATDADAQAVQRFLDSVGRSVRVPESQLDAVTGLSGSGPAFVYMVIEALSDGGVRAGLPRDVATTLAAQTVLGAAKMVLETGLHPGALKDQVTSPGGTTIAGVQVLERAALRGALIDAVDAAARRSAELAGPARP is encoded by the coding sequence ATGAAGCCACCCGCCGCAACGGCCGACCGCGACGCACTCCGCTGGGGCTTCATCGGATCGGGCCGGATGGCCTCGGCCCTGGTCAAGGGGATGATCCGAGCGGGGGTGGCGACGCCCGACCGGATCGTCGCCAGCGACCCGCAGGCCGGCACCCGCGACGAGCTGGCGCGCGAGGCGGGTATCGCCGTCCACGCGTCGAACTCCCCCGTGGTCGAGGCGAGCGACGCCATCGTCCTGGCGGTCAAGCCGCAGAGCATGGCGAGCGTGCTGGCCGAGATCGCCCCGATGCTCGCGCCCCGGCACCTGATCGTCTCGATCGCGGCCGGCGTGGGGATCGGCGCGATGCGCGCCGCCCTGGGTGCGTCGACGCGGATCGTCCGCGTGATGCCGAACACCCCTGCACTGCTGGGCGAGGGGGCCTCGGCCTACGCGCTCGGGCCCGACGCGACGGACGCCGACGCCCAGGCCGTGCAGCGGTTCCTGGACTCGGTCGGCCGCTCGGTGCGGGTGCCGGAGTCGCAGCTCGACGCCGTGACGGGCCTCTCCGGCAGCGGCCCCGCGTTCGTCTACATGGTCATCGAGGCCCTCTCCGACGGCGGCGTCCGCGCCGGCCTGCCGCGCGACGTCGCGACGACCCTGGCCGCCCAGACGGTCCTCGGCGCCGCCAAGATGGTCCTGGAGACCGGCCTCCACCCCGGGGCCCTGAAGGACCAGGTGACGAGCCCCGGCGGCACCACCATCGCCGGCGTCCAGGTCCTCGAACGCGCGGCCCTCCGCGGCGCCCTGATCGACGCCGTCGACGCCGCCGCCCGCCGCTCGGCCGAGCTGGCGGGACCGGCTCGGCCCTGA
- a CDS encoding AAA family ATPase: MGAWEPFSISTSETPPPAADRGWGGLGEWPRSVVRWLFGWGEDERELPLAIGGSARFQNICISREAGAGGGAIARMVGRRLGWKVFDHELLEAIAHRMQTTVDEVRTFDELAPSVIQDWLLPLREEHYAPQEAYLDHLAKLLEAIGRAGQSVLVGRGGGFLLPRDATLSVRIVAPLKARAYRLGERMGVSPRTARRAAKDLDARRAAFERTMHRVNSADPHNYDLVLDSNSLGLEIAAEVIIRAVEAGRPASTIAASAPGASPWTVPPVSRPAAAPDRPVTTSATPPPAAPPSVVPDVLDRPA; this comes from the coding sequence ATGGGCGCGTGGGAACCATTCTCGATCTCGACTTCGGAGACCCCGCCGCCGGCGGCCGATCGGGGCTGGGGCGGGCTCGGCGAGTGGCCCCGTTCCGTCGTGCGCTGGCTGTTCGGCTGGGGCGAGGACGAGCGCGAGCTGCCGCTGGCGATCGGCGGCTCGGCGCGGTTCCAGAACATCTGCATCAGCCGCGAGGCGGGCGCCGGCGGCGGCGCGATCGCGCGGATGGTGGGCCGTCGGCTGGGCTGGAAGGTGTTCGACCACGAGCTGCTGGAGGCCATCGCCCACCGGATGCAGACGACGGTCGACGAGGTCCGAACGTTCGACGAGCTGGCCCCGAGCGTCATCCAGGACTGGCTCCTGCCGCTCCGCGAGGAGCATTACGCCCCCCAGGAAGCCTATCTCGACCACCTGGCGAAGTTGCTGGAGGCCATCGGTCGCGCCGGCCAGTCGGTGCTCGTGGGCCGGGGCGGCGGATTCCTGCTGCCGCGCGACGCGACGTTGTCGGTGCGGATCGTCGCCCCGCTGAAGGCGCGGGCCTACCGCCTGGGCGAGCGGATGGGGGTCTCGCCGCGGACGGCGCGACGGGCCGCGAAAGACCTGGACGCCCGCCGGGCGGCGTTCGAACGGACGATGCACCGGGTCAACAGCGCCGACCCGCACAACTACGACCTGGTGCTGGACTCGAACAGCCTGGGCCTGGAGATCGCCGCCGAGGTGATCATCCGGGCCGTCGAGGCCGGCCGGCCGGCCTCGACGATCGCCGCGTCCGCCCCCGGGGCCTCGCCCTGGACGGTCCCCCCGGTCTCGCGGCCGGCCGCCGCGCCCGATCGGCCCGTGACGACCTCCGCGACTCCCCCGCCCGCCGCGCCGCCGAGCGTCGTTCCCGACGTGCTGGACCGCCCCGCCTGA
- a CDS encoding 6-phosphogluconolactonase, producing MTPPPPAPVARFTVDELDVLVYEDRGQAGRAAAAAVALAIAARQETAGKANVIFAAAPSQNEFLAGLVAAEGVDWSRVAGFHMDEYLGLTADHPASFRRYLHEHLFGLVDLEGLHLIPGEQAERPLLACLAYEEILLRYPTDVVCAGIGENGHLAFNDPPVADFLDPLLVKVVRLDASCREQQVHDGCFDALADVPTHAYTLTVPALLRAAVVSVVVVGPRKADAVLATLRGPISEACPATALRRRRGATLYLDRDAARLVLES from the coding sequence ATGACCCCGCCCCCTCCCGCCCCCGTCGCCCGCTTCACCGTCGACGAACTCGACGTCCTGGTCTACGAGGATCGCGGCCAGGCCGGCAGGGCCGCCGCCGCGGCCGTCGCCCTCGCGATCGCCGCCCGCCAGGAGACGGCCGGCAAGGCCAACGTGATCTTCGCCGCCGCGCCCAGCCAGAACGAGTTCCTCGCCGGGCTCGTGGCGGCCGAAGGCGTCGACTGGTCCCGAGTGGCCGGCTTCCACATGGACGAGTACCTGGGCCTGACGGCCGATCACCCGGCCTCCTTCAGGCGCTACCTCCACGAGCACCTCTTCGGCCTCGTCGACCTGGAGGGCCTGCACCTGATCCCCGGCGAGCAGGCCGAGCGGCCCCTGCTGGCCTGCCTGGCGTACGAGGAGATCCTCCTTCGCTACCCCACCGACGTCGTCTGCGCGGGGATCGGCGAGAACGGCCACCTGGCGTTCAACGACCCGCCCGTCGCCGACTTCCTCGACCCGCTCCTGGTCAAGGTCGTGCGGCTGGACGCGTCCTGCCGCGAGCAGCAGGTCCACGACGGCTGCTTCGACGCGCTCGCCGACGTCCCCACGCACGCCTACACGCTGACGGTCCCCGCGCTGCTGCGGGCGGCCGTCGTCTCCGTGGTCGTGGTCGGCCCGCGCAAGGCCGACGCCGTCCTGGCCACGCTCCGCGGCCCGATCTCCGAGGCCTGCCCCGCGACGGCCCTCCGCCGCCGCCGGGGCGCGACGCTCTACCTGGACCGCGACGCCGCCCGGCTCGTCCTCGAATCCTGA
- the guaA gene encoding glutamine-hydrolyzing GMP synthase, with protein MGPSDPSSRPVLVLDFGAQYVQLIARRVRERHAFARIVRHDVTAERVRELNPLALILSGGPSSVYEPGAPHCDPELFRLGVPVLGICYGMQLAVQALGGKVDAPPAREYGRTDCRVIDPAEPLFHDVPRETTVWMSHGDQILDAGPDFLPLAATATCPIAAAKHRTYPFYGLQFHPEVSHTPYGALMLGNFLDRICGNPRAWTMEAFIEQALERVRSQVGPDQRVVCGLSGGVDSAVCAALLAKALGPRVVCVFVDTGLLRGGERDQVEEVFRGHSDAELRVVDASAAFLKALEGVTDPQEKRVKIGHTFIEVFREEARSIPGAHFLAQGTLYPDVIESGGEPDGPAATIKIHHNVGGLPAELGFELIEPLRDLFKDEVRRLGLELGLPDSLVWRHPFPGPGLAVRCLGEVTAPRLDVLRQADAIFLDELRAAGLERQTAQAFAVLLPVRSVGVMGDARTYENVVAIRAVDTEDFMTADWSRLPHDLLARTSTRIINTVKGVNRVVYDVTSKPPGTIEWE; from the coding sequence ATGGGTCCCTCCGATCCCTCGTCGCGGCCGGTCTTGGTGCTCGACTTCGGCGCGCAGTACGTGCAGCTCATCGCGCGCCGGGTCCGCGAGCGGCACGCCTTCGCCCGCATCGTCCGCCACGACGTCACGGCCGAGCGCGTCCGCGAGCTGAACCCGCTGGCCCTGATCCTCTCGGGCGGCCCCAGCAGCGTGTACGAGCCGGGCGCGCCCCATTGCGACCCCGAGCTGTTCCGCCTGGGCGTGCCGGTGCTGGGGATCTGCTACGGCATGCAGCTGGCGGTGCAGGCCCTGGGGGGCAAGGTCGACGCGCCGCCGGCCCGCGAGTACGGCCGGACCGACTGCCGGGTGATCGACCCGGCCGAGCCCCTCTTCCACGACGTCCCTCGCGAGACGACCGTCTGGATGAGCCACGGCGACCAGATCCTCGACGCCGGGCCCGACTTCCTGCCCCTGGCGGCCACGGCCACCTGCCCCATCGCCGCGGCCAAGCATCGGACCTACCCGTTCTACGGCCTCCAGTTCCACCCCGAGGTCTCGCACACCCCTTACGGGGCCCTGATGCTGGGCAATTTCCTGGACCGGATCTGCGGCAACCCCCGCGCCTGGACCATGGAAGCCTTCATCGAGCAGGCCCTGGAACGCGTCCGCTCGCAGGTGGGGCCCGACCAGCGGGTCGTCTGCGGGCTCTCGGGCGGGGTCGACTCGGCGGTCTGCGCGGCGCTGCTGGCGAAGGCGCTCGGGCCCCGGGTCGTCTGTGTGTTCGTCGACACCGGCCTGCTCCGCGGCGGCGAGCGGGACCAGGTGGAAGAGGTCTTCCGCGGCCACAGCGACGCCGAGCTGCGGGTCGTCGACGCCTCGGCGGCGTTCCTGAAGGCTCTCGAGGGCGTGACCGACCCGCAGGAGAAGCGGGTCAAGATCGGCCACACGTTCATCGAGGTCTTCCGCGAGGAGGCCCGCTCGATTCCCGGGGCCCACTTCCTGGCCCAGGGGACGCTCTACCCCGACGTCATCGAGAGCGGCGGCGAGCCCGACGGCCCGGCGGCCACGATCAAGATCCACCACAATGTCGGCGGCCTCCCCGCCGAGCTGGGCTTCGAGCTGATCGAGCCCCTGCGCGACCTGTTCAAGGACGAGGTCCGCCGCCTGGGCCTGGAGCTGGGCCTGCCCGACTCGCTGGTCTGGCGGCACCCCTTCCCCGGCCCGGGGCTGGCCGTCCGCTGCCTGGGCGAGGTCACCGCCCCGAGGCTCGACGTCCTCCGCCAGGCCGACGCGATCTTCCTCGACGAGCTGCGGGCCGCCGGCCTGGAGCGCCAGACGGCGCAGGCGTTCGCCGTGCTGCTGCCGGTCCGCTCGGTCGGCGTGATGGGCGACGCCCGGACCTACGAGAACGTCGTCGCCATCCGCGCCGTGGACACCGAGGACTTCATGACGGCCGACTGGTCGCGGCTCCCCCACGACCTCCTCGCCCGGACGTCGACGCGGATCATCAACACGGTCAAGGGCGTCAACCGGGTCGTGTACGACGTCACGAGCAAGCCCCCGGGGACCATCGAATGGGAGTAG
- a CDS encoding fumarylacetoacetate hydrolase family protein — MRFVTVETDRGPRACGVRQDGYIDLNAADPALPASLKAILALGPDGVRRAGEVTKEAGAVLDPATAKLLPPIPDPQKILCIGLNYRDHAIESGAAIPPEPVLFSKYPNTLIAHGDAIVLPPESAEVDYEAELVVVIGRGGRRIPREWALKHVGGYMPGHDVSARDWQLNKPAKQWTAGKTFDTFAPTGPFLTTADEIPDPQALGIRLRLNGRTMQDSSTAQFIFPIAELVSYLSNIMTLLPGDLIFTGTPPGVGMARKPPVWLKPGDSVEVEIDGLGVLQNPVAAEA, encoded by the coding sequence GTGCGCTTCGTCACCGTCGAGACCGATCGAGGGCCGCGCGCCTGCGGCGTCCGCCAGGACGGCTACATTGACCTGAACGCGGCCGACCCGGCCCTGCCCGCGAGCCTCAAGGCGATCCTCGCCCTGGGACCCGACGGCGTCCGCCGCGCCGGCGAGGTCACGAAGGAGGCCGGCGCCGTCCTGGATCCGGCGACGGCGAAACTCCTGCCGCCGATCCCCGACCCCCAGAAGATCCTCTGCATCGGCCTGAACTATCGCGATCACGCCATCGAGAGCGGCGCGGCGATCCCCCCCGAGCCGGTCCTGTTCAGCAAGTACCCCAACACGCTGATCGCCCACGGCGACGCGATCGTCCTGCCCCCCGAGAGCGCCGAGGTCGACTACGAAGCCGAGCTGGTGGTCGTCATCGGCCGCGGCGGCCGGCGGATCCCCCGCGAGTGGGCGTTGAAGCACGTCGGCGGTTACATGCCCGGCCATGACGTCTCGGCGCGGGACTGGCAGCTCAACAAGCCGGCCAAGCAATGGACCGCCGGCAAGACCTTCGACACCTTCGCCCCCACCGGCCCGTTCCTCACCACCGCCGACGAAATCCCCGACCCCCAGGCCCTCGGCATCCGCCTGCGCCTCAACGGCCGGACGATGCAGGATTCGTCCACCGCGCAGTTCATCTTCCCGATCGCCGAGCTGGTCTCTTACCTCTCGAACATCATGACGCTGCTCCCCGGGGACCTCATCTTCACCGGCACCCCCCCCGGCGTCGGCATGGCCCGCAAGCCCCCCGTCTGGCTCAAGCCCGGCGACTCCGTCGAGGTCGAGATCGACGGCCTCGGCGTCCTCCAGAACCCCGTCGCCGCCGAGGCGTGA
- a CDS encoding ANTAR domain-containing response regulator, whose translation MSRPYRFVIADDEKAVAAGLQNQLESLGYDVVAVVHDGQRAVEICRRLAPDAIFLDIEMPGLDGLAAARQIAEDPGTPVIIVTAHGHPNLIDQAVEDGVISYLLKPMTTPSLQAAVEVAVARAREILALQENVDHLKMTLRERKLIERAKGILMSRKQLNETEAFRLLQRQSQDRRVPMAKLAESIIQTDELLDSPSQAVAPAARPLRRPVDPPLD comes from the coding sequence ATGTCACGCCCATACCGATTCGTGATCGCGGACGACGAGAAGGCGGTCGCCGCCGGCCTGCAAAACCAGCTGGAGTCGCTGGGCTACGACGTCGTCGCGGTCGTCCACGACGGCCAGCGGGCCGTCGAGATCTGCCGACGGCTGGCCCCCGACGCCATCTTCCTGGACATCGAGATGCCCGGCCTCGACGGCCTCGCCGCGGCCCGGCAGATCGCCGAGGATCCCGGCACGCCGGTGATCATCGTCACGGCCCACGGCCACCCCAACCTGATCGACCAGGCCGTCGAGGACGGCGTGATCTCGTACCTGTTGAAGCCCATGACGACGCCCAGCCTCCAGGCCGCCGTCGAGGTCGCCGTGGCCCGCGCCCGCGAGATCCTGGCGCTGCAGGAGAACGTCGACCACCTCAAGATGACCCTCCGAGAGCGGAAGCTGATCGAGCGCGCCAAGGGCATCCTGATGTCGCGCAAGCAGCTCAACGAGACCGAGGCCTTCCGCCTGCTCCAGCGCCAGAGCCAGGACCGCCGCGTCCCCATGGCCAAGCTCGCCGAATCGATCATCCAGACCGACGAGCTGCTCGACTCCCCCAGCCAGGCCGTGGCCCCCGCCGCGCGGCCCCTGCGGCGGCCCGTCGACCCCCCGCTCGACTGA
- a CDS encoding TraR/DksA family transcriptional regulator: MATTRKRTEQFRRILETMDARVRGDLQSLEEQTRKGLGGESGGDLSGAPMHLGDLGTEQYMQELNATLFENEAYIRLEIRDALGRLDRDEYGLCERCGEAILEERLEVLPYTRYCTPCSAAVADGADVNLNNGRPQGGMVGLELRQGDEDDDTAAEDLDDAATDAAPRRGRDQDVHAAGTAGGGTAIGGLAGTNIGDGDPDVGDLEDATANGDFDQAADDDHEDAPADPSPAKGGGARTGGRKAGGGRAPRSGRGEKSVGR, from the coding sequence ATGGCGACGACCCGGAAGCGGACCGAGCAGTTTCGACGCATCTTGGAGACGATGGACGCGCGGGTGCGGGGCGACCTCCAGAGCCTGGAGGAACAGACCCGCAAGGGCCTGGGGGGCGAGTCGGGCGGCGACCTGTCCGGCGCCCCGATGCATCTGGGCGACCTCGGCACCGAGCAGTACATGCAGGAGTTGAACGCGACCCTGTTCGAGAACGAGGCGTACATCCGCCTGGAGATCCGCGACGCGCTGGGCCGGCTCGATCGCGACGAGTACGGGCTCTGCGAACGGTGCGGCGAGGCGATCCTGGAGGAGCGGCTCGAAGTCCTCCCCTACACGCGCTACTGCACCCCGTGCTCGGCCGCGGTCGCCGACGGGGCCGACGTCAACCTGAACAACGGCCGACCCCAGGGCGGCATGGTCGGACTCGAACTCCGCCAAGGCGACGAGGACGACGACACGGCAGCGGAAGACCTCGACGACGCCGCGACCGACGCCGCGCCGAGGCGGGGTCGGGATCAGGACGTCCACGCGGCCGGCACCGCCGGCGGAGGCACCGCGATCGGCGGGCTGGCCGGCACCAACATCGGCGACGGCGATCCCGACGTCGGCGACCTGGAAGACGCCACGGCCAACGGCGACTTCGACCAGGCGGCGGACGACGACCACGAGGACGCGCCCGCCGATCCCTCGCCCGCCAAAGGCGGCGGAGCCAGGACCGGCGGCCGCAAGGCCGGCGGCGGCCGCGCCCCCCGGTCCGGACGCGGCGAGAAGTCCGTCGGTCGTTGA
- a CDS encoding sensor histidine kinase, with product MDAPLEACPDSHPTRFDQRELHKLLCSLSDELCRPLASLRTGFDLMLGDGPADFTGDQKGHVATMRSLCDDLLRLTRSYLDYAEVIRGGRSPSLGTFSIRALVYEIDRSFGAAARAKGLDWRAEAVDGDVLVATDATRCQQIFAALVSNAIKFTPAGGRVHVEGKADADSWSLIVSDDGPGVPADQQGRIFEPFYRLNRDEHSSAEGNGLGLSIGLELANQLHGRILLDSDEGRGAVVRVVFPRTPPAPNSAAAGKTRADRP from the coding sequence ATGGATGCGCCCCTGGAAGCCTGTCCCGACAGCCACCCCACGCGGTTCGATCAGCGGGAACTGCACAAGTTGCTCTGCAGCCTCAGCGACGAACTCTGCCGCCCCCTGGCCTCGCTGCGGACGGGATTCGACCTGATGCTGGGCGACGGGCCGGCCGATTTCACGGGCGACCAGAAGGGGCACGTCGCCACCATGCGGTCGCTCTGCGACGACCTGCTCCGCCTGACCCGCAGCTACCTCGACTACGCCGAGGTCATCCGCGGCGGCCGCTCGCCGAGCCTGGGCACCTTCTCGATCCGCGCCCTGGTCTACGAGATCGACCGCTCGTTCGGGGCGGCGGCCCGCGCCAAGGGCCTCGACTGGCGCGCCGAGGCCGTCGACGGCGACGTCCTGGTGGCGACCGACGCCACGCGCTGCCAGCAGATCTTCGCCGCCCTGGTTTCGAACGCCATCAAGTTCACCCCCGCCGGCGGCCGGGTGCACGTCGAGGGGAAGGCCGACGCCGATTCCTGGAGCCTGATCGTCTCGGACGACGGCCCGGGCGTCCCGGCCGACCAGCAGGGGCGGATCTTCGAGCCCTTCTACCGGCTGAACCGCGACGAGCATTCGTCCGCCGAGGGGAACGGCCTGGGCCTCTCGATCGGCCTGGAGCTGGCCAATCAGCTCCACGGCCGCATCCTCCTGGATTCGGACGAGGGCCGCGGGGCCGTGGTCCGCGTCGTCTTCCCCAGGACCCCGCCCGCCCCGAACTCGGCCGCCGCCGGGAAGACGCGGGCCGATCGCCCTTGA
- a CDS encoding SDR family oxidoreductase, whose translation MSRKALIVGGTGIVGTSLAEHLLGRGWEVVSLARRPSGGVDGTVPVAADLFDPGGLRVVLDKIRPSHVFYATWSRHPTEAENIRANGTMLRNLLDVLRANGGVEHFALVTGLKHYLGPFEMYAKGTPPVTPFRESLPRLDVPNFYYTLEDELFAAAERDGFGWSVHRPHTIIGHAASNVMNMGSTLAVYASFCRETGRPFTFPGSAAQWYGLTDMTEARLLARHLEWAATTPAARNQALNVVDGDVFRWSWMWGRIAEWFGLEPAPFPGEHSPLAEQMVDAGPAWADIAGRHGLVEPRLDRIASFWHTDGDLSRPFECLADMSKSRELGFREYQTSDRAFFDLFARLRRERIIPDAA comes from the coding sequence ATGAGTCGCAAGGCGTTGATCGTGGGCGGCACCGGCATCGTGGGCACCAGCCTGGCCGAGCACCTGCTCGGGCGTGGATGGGAGGTCGTCAGCCTGGCGAGGCGGCCGTCCGGCGGCGTCGACGGGACGGTGCCCGTCGCGGCCGATCTCTTCGATCCTGGCGGATTGCGCGTCGTCCTGGACAAAATCCGACCGTCGCACGTCTTCTACGCGACCTGGTCGCGCCATCCCACCGAGGCCGAGAACATTCGAGCCAACGGGACGATGCTGCGCAACCTGCTGGACGTCCTGCGGGCCAACGGAGGCGTCGAGCACTTCGCGCTGGTGACGGGCCTGAAGCATTATCTCGGGCCGTTCGAGATGTACGCGAAGGGGACGCCCCCCGTCACGCCCTTCCGCGAGTCGCTGCCGAGGCTGGACGTCCCCAACTTCTACTACACGCTGGAAGACGAGTTGTTCGCGGCCGCCGAGCGCGACGGCTTCGGCTGGAGCGTGCACCGGCCGCACACGATCATCGGCCATGCCGCCAGCAACGTGATGAACATGGGGTCGACGCTCGCCGTGTACGCGTCCTTCTGCCGCGAGACCGGCCGGCCGTTCACGTTCCCCGGCAGCGCCGCACAGTGGTACGGGCTGACCGACATGACCGAGGCTCGACTGTTGGCGCGGCATCTCGAGTGGGCCGCGACGACCCCCGCGGCGCGGAACCAGGCGCTCAACGTCGTCGACGGCGACGTCTTCCGCTGGAGCTGGATGTGGGGCCGCATCGCCGAGTGGTTCGGCCTGGAACCGGCCCCCTTCCCCGGCGAGCACAGCCCGCTCGCCGAGCAGATGGTCGACGCGGGCCCGGCCTGGGCGGACATCGCCGGCCGCCACGGCCTGGTCGAGCCCAGGCTCGATCGAATCGCCTCGTTCTGGCACACCGACGGCGACCTCTCGCGGCCGTTCGAATGCCTCGCCGACATGTCGAAGAGCCGCGAGCTGGGCTTCCGCGAATATCAGACGAGCGACCGCGCGTTCTTCGACCTCTTCGCGAGGCTGCGTCGCGAGCGGATCATCCCCGACGCGGCGTGA
- a CDS encoding MaoC family dehydratase, translating to MTRHRATVLGFNDLVVGDEWESAGRTVTEADVATFAGLSGDFNALHVDHAWAAKGPFGRPVAHGLLGLALASGLASTAPRMDTLAFLAVLEWKFLLPIAFGDTVRVVSTVESIEPQSRGRRAVVIWRRRLLNQDDRPVQEGRTQTLVRARSLPADDEPSQA from the coding sequence GTGACGCGACATCGTGCGACGGTCCTCGGTTTCAACGACCTCGTGGTCGGCGACGAATGGGAGAGCGCCGGCAGGACGGTCACGGAGGCGGACGTGGCGACGTTCGCCGGCCTTTCCGGGGACTTCAACGCCCTGCACGTGGATCATGCGTGGGCGGCGAAGGGCCCCTTCGGCCGGCCGGTCGCCCACGGCCTGCTCGGTCTCGCCCTGGCGTCCGGGCTCGCCAGCACGGCGCCCCGGATGGACACCCTGGCGTTCCTGGCCGTCCTCGAGTGGAAATTCCTGCTCCCCATCGCGTTCGGCGACACCGTCCGGGTCGTCTCGACCGTCGAGTCGATCGAGCCCCAATCGCGCGGCCGTCGGGCCGTCGTGATCTGGCGTCGTCGCCTGTTGAACCAGGACGACCGGCCGGTGCAGGAGGGTCGCACCCAGACCCTCGTCCGGGCCCGCAGCCTCCCCGCCGACGACGAGCCGTCGCAAGCCTGA
- a CDS encoding tetratricopeptide repeat protein translates to MRRKGLIAFVGVLIWMLPALPGCSWAGARRGSKDSLSPEKAAQAKAVSERAQAAVDAGDLTTAEAELAQLVAISPGSPEGYQRLGAVLQLRGRPAEAETCFRKALDLDPDFVGALIGLSRIEAARGQLDSALKRLETAIEIEPHDAAGHLTLAQVLEALGRTDDGLAAYYRALKADPFLIEANRRIAAIQLSRNEADQALVRLDQTIETNPGDAESVFLRGRAHLALHHVPQAVDDLRTASQHLPDRPDVHLALAHALDAARRPADALQAAENALRLAPGDVEALNLSERLRR, encoded by the coding sequence ATGCGGCGCAAGGGCCTGATCGCCTTCGTCGGCGTCCTGATCTGGATGCTCCCGGCGCTCCCGGGGTGCAGCTGGGCGGGCGCGCGCCGGGGTTCGAAAGACTCCCTGAGCCCCGAGAAAGCCGCCCAGGCCAAGGCGGTCAGCGAGCGCGCGCAGGCGGCCGTCGACGCCGGCGACCTGACGACCGCCGAGGCCGAACTCGCCCAGCTCGTGGCGATCTCGCCCGGATCGCCCGAGGGATATCAGCGCCTGGGCGCGGTGCTCCAGCTCCGGGGCCGTCCCGCCGAGGCCGAGACCTGCTTCCGCAAGGCGCTCGACCTGGACCCCGATTTCGTCGGGGCCTTGATCGGACTGAGCCGGATCGAGGCGGCCCGCGGCCAGCTCGACTCGGCCCTCAAGCGGCTGGAGACGGCCATCGAGATCGAGCCCCACGACGCCGCCGGGCACCTCACGCTGGCCCAGGTGCTCGAAGCCCTGGGGAGGACCGACGACGGCCTCGCCGCCTATTATCGCGCCCTGAAGGCCGACCCCTTCCTGATCGAGGCCAATCGCCGGATCGCCGCGATCCAGCTCTCGCGCAACGAGGCCGATCAGGCCCTGGTGCGGCTGGACCAGACGATCGAGACCAACCCCGGCGACGCCGAGTCCGTCTTCCTCCGCGGCCGCGCCCACCTGGCCCTGCACCACGTGCCGCAGGCGGTCGACGACCTCCGCACCGCCTCCCAGCACCTGCCCGACCGCCCTGACGTGCACCTCGCGCTCGCCCACGCCCTCGACGCCGCCCGCCGCCCCGCCGACGCCCTGCAGGCCGCCGAGAACGCCCTCCGCCTGGCCCCCGGCGACGTCGAGGCCCTCAACCTCAGCGAACGCCTCCGCCGCTGA
- a CDS encoding histidine phosphatase family protein, whose protein sequence is MSERLPRIVLVRHGETEWSATGRHTSLTDVALTERGEADARRLAAGLQGREFALVLTSPLLRARRTCELAGFGDAAVVDPDLVEFRYGAYEGLTTAEIRRRRPGWDVFRDGCPEGDSPQDVAARTDRVVGRLREAGGDVLVFAHGHILRGLAVRWVGLEIHAASRLALTTASVSILSFDHDCGEPNIRVWNDEDFRGSPP, encoded by the coding sequence ATGTCCGAGCGGCTGCCGCGGATCGTGCTGGTGCGTCACGGCGAGACGGAGTGGTCGGCGACGGGCCGGCACACGAGCCTGACGGACGTCGCGTTGACCGAGCGGGGCGAGGCCGACGCCCGACGGCTGGCGGCGGGGTTGCAGGGGAGGGAGTTCGCGCTCGTGCTCACCAGCCCGCTGCTGCGGGCGCGACGGACGTGCGAGCTGGCCGGCTTCGGCGACGCGGCCGTGGTCGATCCCGACCTCGTCGAGTTCCGCTACGGTGCGTACGAGGGCCTGACCACGGCCGAGATCCGTCGCCGGCGGCCTGGCTGGGACGTCTTCCGCGACGGCTGTCCCGAGGGTGACTCGCCCCAGGACGTGGCCGCGCGGACCGATCGGGTGGTCGGCCGGCTCCGCGAGGCCGGGGGCGACGTCCTGGTCTTCGCGCACGGACACATCCTCCGCGGCCTGGCGGTGCGCTGGGTCGGGCTGGAGATCCACGCCGCCAGCCGGCTCGCCCTGACGACGGCCTCGGTCAGCATCCTGAGCTTCGACCACGACTGCGGCGAGCCGAACATCCGGGTCTGGAACGACGAGGATTTTCGAGGCTCGCCGCCCTGA